A genome region from Myroides fluvii includes the following:
- the trmD gene encoding tRNA (guanosine(37)-N1)-methyltransferase TrmD: MRIDIISVVPELIESPFQASILKRAIAKGLVEVHFHNLRDYSTNKHKNVDDYQFGGGAGMVMSIEPIDRCITKLKEEREYDEIIYMSPDGETLNQSMANSMSLLKNIIILCGHYKGVDQRVRDHFITKEISIGDYVLSGGELGAVILCDALIRLIPGVLNDETSALTDSFQDNLLAPPIYTRPAEYKGWKVPDVLLSGNFAVIDKWREDMAYEHTKNRRPDLLEDKK; the protein is encoded by the coding sequence TGTTGTTCCTGAATTAATTGAAAGCCCTTTTCAAGCTTCTATTTTAAAACGAGCGATAGCTAAAGGACTCGTAGAAGTACACTTCCATAACTTACGCGATTATAGCACCAACAAACACAAAAATGTTGATGACTATCAATTCGGAGGTGGAGCGGGAATGGTCATGAGTATTGAGCCTATTGACCGTTGCATTACTAAATTAAAGGAAGAACGCGAATACGATGAGATTATTTATATGTCTCCTGATGGAGAAACTTTGAATCAATCCATGGCGAATTCGATGTCGCTTTTAAAGAACATCATTATTTTATGTGGCCATTATAAAGGAGTAGATCAACGCGTGCGCGATCACTTCATTACCAAAGAAATATCCATTGGCGATTATGTGCTATCTGGTGGTGAATTAGGAGCAGTAATTCTCTGTGATGCTTTAATTCGCCTAATTCCAGGTGTATTAAACGACGAAACTTCTGCTTTGACAGATAGTTTTCAAGACAACTTACTTGCCCCACCTATTTACACAAGACCTGCTGAATACAAAGGTTGGAAAGTACCAGATGTGTTATTAAGTGGCAATTTTGCTGTTATTGATAAATGGAGAGAGGATATGGCTTATGAACATACCAAAAACAGAAGACCCGATCTTTTAGAAGATAAAAAATAA